One stretch of Centroberyx gerrardi isolate f3 chromosome 13, fCenGer3.hap1.cur.20231027, whole genome shotgun sequence DNA includes these proteins:
- the LOC139917701 gene encoding geranylgeranyl transferase type-2 subunit beta yields the protein MGTQVKDVVIKPDAPNSLLLDKHADYIAAYGSKKDDYEYTLSEYLRMSGIYWGLTVMDLMDQLPRMNRQEITDFIKACQHECGGISASIGHDPHLLYTLSAVQILCLYDSVDVIDVDKVVEYVKGLQQEDGSFAGDKWGEIDTRFSFCAVATLALLGKMDMINVDKAVEFVLSCMNFDGGFGCRPGSESHAGQIYCCTGFLSLTGQLHQVNADLLGWWLCERQLPSGGLNGRPEKLPDVCYSWWVLASLKIIGRIHWIDKAKLRSFILACQDEETGGFADRPGDMVDPFHTLFGVAGLSLLGDEQIKPVNPVLCMPEDVLQRIDLLPDLLS from the exons ATG GGGACCCAAGTGAAAGATGTTGTCATCAAGCCCGACGCTCCCAACTCTCTCCTGTTGGACAAACATGCGGACTACATCGCTGCCTACGGCTCCAAAAAGGACGACTAC gagTACACGCTGTCGGAGTACCTGAGGATGAGTGGGATCTACTGGGGGCTGACGGTGATGGACCTGATGGACCAGCTGCCCAGGATGAACCGGCAGGAGATCACAGACTTCATCAAGGCCTGTCAGCACGAGTGCGGAGGCATCAGCGCCAGCATCGGACACGACCCCCACCTGCTCTACACCCTCAGCGCCGTGCAG ATTCTGTGCTTGTATGACAGTGTCGATGTGATTGATGTGGACAAGGTGGTGGAATACGTCAAAGGGCTGCAGCAGGAAGACGGCTCGTTCGCAGGGGACAAATGGG GAGAAATAGACACAAGGTTTTCCTTCTGTGCTGTTGCTACTCTTGCATTACTG GGCAAGATGGACATGATAAATGTTGACAAAGCGGTAGAGTTTGTCTTGTCCTGTATGAACTTTGATGGAGGGTTTGGCTGCAGGCCCGGCTCCGAGTCTCATGCTGGCCAG ATTTACTGCTGCACCGGGTTCCTGTCCCTCACCGGTCAGCTGCACCAGGTGAACGCTGACCTGCTGGGCTGGTGGCTCTGTGAGAGGCAGCTGCCGTCCGGCGGCCTCAACGGCCGACCGGAGAAG CTCCCAGATGTGTGTTACTCATGGTGGGTTTTGGCCTCGCTCAAGATCATCGGCAGGATCCACTGGATCGACAAGGCCAAGCTGCGCTCCTTCATCCTGGCCTGCCAGGACGAGGAGACGGGAGGTTTCGCCGACAGACCGGGAGACATG GTGGATCCTTTCCACACTCTGTTCGGAGTGGCAGGTCTCTCCCTTCTTGGCGACGAACAGATAAAGCCAGTGAATCCTGTGTTATGTATGCCTGAGGACGTCCTGCAGAGGATAGACCTGCTACCGGACCTCCTGAGCTag
- the acadm gene encoding medium-chain specific acyl-CoA dehydrogenase, mitochondrial, translating into MLFNKVLRASVQTGIRLQSSSAAASAKAATSAPKASPGFSFELTEQQREFQQLARKFAREEIVPVAQDYDKSGEYPVPVITKAWELGLMNSHIPEECGGMGLSIFDACLITEELAYGCTGVQTAIEANSLGQMPVILAGNDAQKKKYLGRMTEEPLMCAYCVTEPGAGSDVAGIKTRAVKMGDEYVVNGQKMWITNGGKANWYFLLTRTDADPKCPASKAFTGFIVDADTPGIQIGRKEMNMGQRCSDTRGITFEDVRIPKENLLIGEGAGFKIAMGAFDKTRPPVAAGATGLAQRALEEATNYALERRTFGKLIAEHQAVSFLLAEMAMKVELARMAYQRSAWEVDEGRRNTYYASIAKAFAGDIANQVASDAVQVFGGNGFNSEYPVEKLMRDAKIYQIYEGTAQIQRLIIAREHLGRFKK; encoded by the exons ATGCTGTTCAACAAG GTGCTGAGAGCCAGTGTGCAGACTGGGATCCGGCTCCAGAGCTCCAGTGCTGCAGCCAGCGCAAAGGCAGCCACCAGCGCCCCGAAAGCATCGCCCGGGTTCTCATTTG AGCTgacggagcagcagagagagttCCAGCAGCTGGCGAGGAAGTTTGCCCGTGAGGAGATTGTTCCTGTTGCGCAGGATTATGACAAAAGTGGTGAA TATCCTGTCCCCGTCATTACGAAGGCATGGGAGCTTGGTCTGATGAACTCTCACATTCCAGAGGAATGCG gTGGAATGGGCTTGTCCATTTTCGACGCCTGCCTCATCACAGAAGAGTTGGCCTATGGCTGCACAGGAGTACAGACTGCTATTGAGGCAAACTCTCTAGGT CAAATGCCTGTTATTCTTGCTGGCAATGAcgcacagaagaagaaataccTTGGAAGAATGACAGAGGAGCCACTTATGTGT GCGTACTGTGTGACGGAGCCGGGGGCGGGCTCTGATGTGGCGGGCATCAAGACCCGAGCTGTGAAGATGGGAGACGAGTATGTTGTTAACGGACAGAAGATGTGGATCACCAACGGCGGGAAAGCTAACTG GTACTTCCTCCTGACCCGCACTGACGCTGACCCTAAATGCCCAGCCAGCAAGGCTTTTACCGGCTTCATCGTTGATGCTGACACTCCAGGAATTCAAATTGGACGGAAG GAGATGAACATGGGCCAAAGGTGCTCCGATACCAGAGGCATCACCTTTGAGGATGTGAGGATACCCAAGGAGAACCTCCTCATCGGAGAGGGAGCTGGCTTCAAAATTGCCATGGGGGCCTTCGACAAGACCAGACCACCA GTGGCAGCAGGAGCAACAGGCCTGGCACAGAGGGCGCTGGAAGAAGCCACCAATTACGCTTTGGAGAGGAGAACCTTTGGCAAACTCATTGCTGAG CACCAGGCAGTGTCTTTCCTGCTGGCTGAGATGGCCATGAAGGTGGAGCTGGCCAGGATGGCCTACCAGCGCTCGGCCTGGGAAGTGGACGAGGGCCGCAGGAACACCTACTACGCCTCCATTGCCAAGGCCTTCGCCGGAGACATCGCCAACCAGGTGGCCAGTGACGCGGTTCAGGTATTTGGAGGCAACGGCTTCAACAGCGAATACCCGGTGGAGAAACTGATGAGAGACGCCAAGATCTACCAG ATCTACGAGGGCACCGCTCAAATCCAAAGACTGATCATCGCCCGCGAACACCTGGGAAGATTCAAGAAATGA
- the LOC139917655 gene encoding small ribosomal subunit protein eS8, with the protein MGISRDNWHKRRKTGGKRKPYHKKRKYELGRPPANTKIGPRRIHTVRVRGGNKKYRALRLDVGNFSWGSECCTRKTRIIDVVYNASNNELVRTKTLVKNCIVLVDSLPYRQWYEAHYATPLGRKKGAKLTPEEEEVLNKKRSKKTQKKFDDRKKTCKISTLLEEQFQQGKLLACIASRPGQCGRADGYILEGKELEFYLRKIKAKKGK; encoded by the exons GTATCTCGAGGGACAACTGGCATAAACGCCGCAAGACCGGTGGCAAGCGCAAGCCCTACCACAAGAAAAGGAAGTATGAGCTTGGGCGCCCTCCTGCAAACACAAAG ATTGGACCTCGCCGCATCCACACAGTGAGGGTCCGCGGTGGAAACAAGAAATACCGCGCTCTGAGGCTGGACGTTGGCAACTTCTCATGGGGCTCTGAGT GCTGCACACGCAAGACCAGGATCATTGATGTGGTCTACAATGCCTCCAACAACGAGCTGGTGAGAACCAAGACTCTGGTGAAGAACTGCATAGTCCTCGTCGACAGCCTTCCCTACAGGCAGTGGTATGAGGCTCACTACGCCACTCCTCTGGGACGCAAGAAGGGGGCTAAGCTG ACTcccgaggaggaagaggttctgAACAAGAAGAGGTCAAAGAAGACCCAGAAAAAGTTTGACGACCGTAAAAAGACCTGTAAGATCAGCACTCTCCTGGAGGAGCAGTTCCAGCAGGGCAAACTGCTTG CCTGCATCGCCTCCAGACCCGGCCAGTGCGGCAGGGCAGACGGCTACATCCTGGAAGGCAAGGAACTGGAGTTCTACCTGAGGAAGATCAAGGCCAAGAAAGGCAAATAG